One window of Cydia fagiglandana chromosome 19, ilCydFagi1.1, whole genome shotgun sequence genomic DNA carries:
- the LOC134674054 gene encoding dynein light chain roadblock-type 2-like: MEIAQNYMGSNATETMIRINENANVVGTIIVNREGFPETTTLDSLTAATYSTHMRSLSNYAQNAIKEVDVLDDLVVLRMVSKKTEAVVVPDHEFHIIVVMRKS, from the exons ATGGAAATTGCTCAAAATTATATG GGTTCAAATGCGACTGAGACCATGATCAGGATCAATGAAAACGCAAACGTGGTTGGAACCATCATTGTAAATCGtgaag GGTTCCCAGAGACAACAACACTGGACAGCTTAACGGCGGCCACCTACTCCACGCACATGAGGAGTCTATCCAACTACGCGCAGAACGCGATTAAGGAAGTG GACGTACTGGATGACCTGGTGGTGCTGAGGATGGTCTCCAAGAAGACTGAGGCGGTGGTGGTCCCCGATCACGAGTTCCACATCATCGTCGTCATGAGGAAATCTTAA